In one Triplophysa dalaica isolate WHDGS20190420 chromosome 9, ASM1584641v1, whole genome shotgun sequence genomic region, the following are encoded:
- the traf4a gene encoding TNF receptor-associated factor 4a, with product MPGFDYKFLEKPKRRFQCPLCSKAMREPVQVSTCGHRFCDTCLQEFLSEGVFKCPEDQLPLDYAKIYPDPELEQLILALPIRCIHSEEGCRWTGQMKQLQSHFSTCAFNVIPCPNRCAVKLTRRDLPEHLQHDCPKRKVKCEFCGSEFTGEAYENHQGICPQESVYCENKCGARMMRRLLSQHTMTECPKRTQPCKYCGKEFVFDTIQNHQFHCPRFPVQCPNQCGTPNIAREDLPNHVKESCGSALILCPFKEAGCKHRCPKLAIGRHLEESTKSHLTMMSTLVGRQRQEIMELRREMEELSVSHDGVLIWKLTDYSRKLQEAKLRNNHEFFSPPFYTHRYGYKLQVSAFLNGNGSGEGSHLSIYIRVLPGEYDNLLEWPFSYKVTFSILDQSDPSLSKPQHITETFNPDPNWKNFQKPSSSRNSLDESTLGFGYPKFISHEEIKKRNYIRDNAIFLKASIEIPQKIMA from the exons TGAGGGGGTCTTCAAGTGCCCGGAGGACCAGCTCCCACTGGATTATGCCAAG ATCTATCCTGACCCTGAGCTGGAACAGCTGATACTGGCGCTGCCCATCCGCTGTATTCACAGTGAGGAGGGCTGCCGCTGGACCGGCCAGATGAAACAGCTACAG AGCCACTTCTCCACCTGCGCCTTCAACGTGATCCCCTGCCCCAACCGCTGTGCTGTCAAGCTGACACGGCGTGACCTGCCCGAGCACCTGCAGCACGACTGCCCCAAACGCAAGGTCAAGTGCGAGTTCTGCGGCAGCGAGTTCACGGGAGAGGCCTACGAG aACCACCAGGGCATCTGTCCACAGGAGAGCGTCTACTGCGAGAACAAGTGCGGAGCGAGAATGATGAGGAGACTCCTGTCCCAGCACACCATGACCGAATGTCCCAAACGCACCCAGCCCTGCAAGTACTGCGGCAAGGAGTTCGTCTTTGACACCATCCAG AACCATCAGTTTCACTGCCCTCGCTTCCCTGTGCAGTGTCCCAATCAGTGCGGCACACCGAACATCGCCCGGGAGGATCTGCCCAATCACGTGAAGGAGAGCTGCGGCAGCGCGCTGATCCTCTGCCCCTTCAAAGAAGCCGGCTGTAAACACAGA TGCCCGAAATTGGCCATCGGTCGACACCTTGAGGAGAGCACAAAATCCCACCTGACCATGATGTCCACCCTGGTGGGCCGCCAGCGACAGGAAATCATGGAGCTGAGACGGGAAATGGAGGAGCTGTCAGTCAGCCACGATGGCGTACTCATCTGGAAGCTGACCGACTATTCACGCAAGCTGCAGGAGGCCAAACTTCGCAACAACCACGAGTTCTTCAGCCCTCCCTTCTACACGCACCGCTACGGCTACAAACTGCAAGTATCGGCTTTCCTCAACGGAAACGGCAGCGGCGAGGGGTCGCATCTGTCAATCTACATCCGCGTGCTGCCCGGCGAATATGACAACCTGCTGGAATGGCCCTTTTCCTACAAGGTCACCTTCTCTATCTTGGACCAGAGCGACCCGTCGCTCTCCAAACCTCAGCATATCACCGAGACCTTCAACCCTGATCCTAACTGGAAGAACTTCCAGAAACCGTCCAGCAGCCGGAACTCGCTGGACGAGAGCACGCTGGGTTTCGGCTACCCCAAGTTCATCTCGCACGAGGAGATCAAGAAGAGGAACTACATCCGTGATAACGCCATCTTCCTCAAAGCTTCCATAGAAATCCCGCAAAAAATCATGGCTTGA